TGGTTGCTGTATTCCATGGAGAGCCCAGCGCCGCTCTGCTGCCCTAGAACGGGGGCAAAGCAGCATGGGCCTTTCGGAGAATACAGCCTCCAGTTCAGCTTGGTCCCACCCAGCCTGCATTGCCCGAGCACAGACAAGAggccccatggccctgcccagaTCCAGAGGGGAGGGAACGGCCCACAAACACAGGCCTTTGCTGCGTGCCTCGCCCCAGCGGACTCGACACCCACCGCAAGGTACAGGACTGAAGAGTCCAGACAGCAGGAGGATAGCGTGGGGCTTGGAGGGTGGCTGCGCCGAGGTCTTTACCTTGTAGTGCTCAGCCTCATCCTCTGGGGGTTTGAGCAGCTCCTCCAGGGTTCGCACCTCCTCACTGGTGAGGTCAGCACAGTAGGGCTCCACTGAAGCCCAGAAcctgcagggcagagcaaagCAGGCACTCAGAGAGAAGGGGGCAGGTGGCCACCCCAAGCTGGGCACAGAGCCGCTGACTTGAGCTGTGGCTGCTCCTCTACCCAGGAGATGGATTCTGTGCCCTAGGACGGCTCAGTGCCAGACCAGATTTCACTCTCACGCCATCCAAGCTCCAATTCAGCTTTGCAGCTGGTGGCTTTGaccaggagcaacagggaaaTGGGTTTGTTTTCCTTGGGAACCCCCCAGTGTCCCTTTGCCCACTGCCCCAGCTgtctccacccccactctcccagTGTTGCTTCACACAGATACCCCATACCTGTTTGGGGCATCATTTTTGGGGATCCGAGGCATGTCAACCGGGTCGTCTGGAAACTCATATTCTTGGATCTTGGGCTGAAGGTTCTTGGATTTGGGCCGCCCAGGGCCAGGCCCTGTGCCATGGCCACCCTTCCCCTCTAGTTTCTGCTTCTTGGGCTTTCCGTGTTTAACTGGGGTGCCCAGTTCGTGCTCTTTGCCCAGCTTCAGGAACCGCCTGTCCCCCTTCTTGTCCTGCCAGTCTGTCAAAATCTGAAAGAGAATGGCACTGTGTCACACCAGACAGGCAGCTGGCTGCGCCCAGAACCAGGAGCGGAAAGGGAAGGGTCTAGTTCCATCCAGGACTCTTGCCCTCAGTGAGCCGTGCCTGCCCTTTAAGggtcccctcccatcccctttcCCCTCAAGCCCTGTTCTCCTTGGCAGCTGGCACCCCTCTGCAGCTCACAGGGAGCACAACCCACAGAAAGAGAAGGAAGGGGAAACAGGCTGGGCAGACTTGCAAGACTGGCAGCAAGCAGGGCTCTGTTGTGGCATTGTCTGCCATGGGAGGGAGGAACCAGTACTGGGGAGATGGCACATTGGACAAAACAGGGGCTAGCCCCTGTATGAAGGGATTCCAGGCAAGAGAAAACAAGCCAACAGGCCTCCCGGTCAGAGCCAACACACAGAGCAACAAGCAGTGACCCAGCTGCAGCCATTACCACAAGGCAAAGGTTCTTGGCCTTTTAGGCCAGATGGGGCTATGAAATCatgcagtctgacctcctgtatagcacaaggCCCTGGCCATTAACCATCGCTTAGCCACCCCAATAACTTGTGACGTGACTTGGGACTCTGTTATAGTGTTCACTCTGAAGAGTAATGACAACTCATCAAACCCCAACATGTTAACCATTCCACAGCTGCCTTGTTTGAAGCCCACAGGGTCTACCCCCTGCTGCTGGGTCAGCACTGCCACCAAGCGGCTCTTGGCATGGGCACCATGGATTGGCAGACCCCAAATGGGCTGTGCGTGAAGTGGGGGGAGCTTTGCAGATATGGGGTACCTCTTCCATCTGCCAAAGAAGGGACTTCCCTCCTGAGCCCAAATGGTCCCTGGCAAAGGGCCGCGAAGCCAAGACCAATGGACTCCAGCTGCAACTGTGCTGGGTGGCCTGGCCTCCCCATGCCCATCACCCTGGTACCCCAGGCAGCCCCGAGGAACTAGGGAGCCTGACCTGCGTCTCTGCCTCCAGCACCCGCAGCCTGCGGCTAGCTGAGGACAGCAGCGTCTCCAGCTCCAGCTGTAGCGTGTCGAGCTCCTCGATGCCGATGCCATCATCCTCGGAGCGGGCCAGCACGGCCGTGTAGCGCGGGCAAACCTTCAGGTGATCCACCGACTTGAAGTCATGGAACTGCAGTGGGCAGTCCTTGAGCTCGCTCATCGCCCAGCCGCGAGCGCGCCAGGCGCTGGGGTTTGGGGGCGCCGGGCTAGGGGGGGCACCAGGATATGGGGGTCAGGGGGCGCTGGGCTATGGGGGTGCCTGGAAGTGGAGGCACCAGGATATGGGGGCCCAGGGGGTGCCAGGCTATGAGGGGGGCACAGGGCAATGGGGGGCCAGGACGCAGAGGCACCAGGCtatgggggctgggctggggggggccgccGGGAtacaggggctgggggggcactgggATATCGGGGGCCGGGATGCAGAGGCACCAGGATATGGAGGCCGGGGGGGGCCGGGCTTGGGGGGCACTGGGATATGGGGGGCCGGGACGCAGAGGCACAAGGATATGGGGGCCTGGGGGGGGCCGCACTGGGGGGGCACTGGGATATGGGGGTCTGGGCTGGAGGGCCCGGGCTGGGGGGCCCGGGACGCGGAGGCACCAGGATTTGGGGGCCtgaggggtctgggctggggaggcacTGGGATATGGGAGTCCggagggggccgggctgggggggcgctGGGATATGGGGGGCCAGCACGCGGAGGCACCAGGATATGGGGGACCCGGGGGGCGGCGGGCTGGGGAGGCGCTGCGATATGGGggcccgggctggggggcgggccGGGAGGCCGCTGGGATATGGGGGCCcgggctggccgggggggggggcgctaggATATGGGGGCTCGGGCTGGGAGGCCGGGCCGGGGGGCCGCTGGGATatgggggcccgggagggggcggcgggCCGGGGGGCCGCTGGGATATGGGGgcctgggctgggccggggggggggccgcTGGGATAtgggggcctgggctggggggcaggccggggggggcgctgggatatggggtcctgggctggggggccgggctgggccggggggggctgggatatgggggcccgggctggggggcgggccgggccggggggggctgggatATGGGGGCCCGGGCGGGGCTGGGATATGGGggcccgggctggggggcgggctGGGATATGGGggcccgggctggggggcgggccGGGGGGGCGCTGGGATATGGGGGcccgggctgggccgggggggcgCTGGGATatgggggcccgggagggggcccgggctgggccgggggggcgCTGGGATATGGGGGCCCGGCGGGCCGGGGGGGCGCTGGGATatgggggcccgggagggggcccgggctgggccgggggggcgCTGGGATATGGGGGcggcgggctgggggggccgggaCGCGGGGCGCTTccggggggctgggcccagctgcgGAGGCCTCAGGCCGCGGCCCGCGATCGCGGCTCCAGGGAGACGGCGCCGCTCGGCGAGGCGGCCGCTACCACTGCGACGCCGGCGGAGGGGGGTTCCCACAGCACTTCCGGCGGCGCAACGATCCTCTCGGCCCTTCCGGCCGCTGTAGCCCAGGGTAGCCATACTCGCTCCCCATTGGCTGGGCGCCAcccagaggccccgccccactgGCTGAACAAGCTCACTCTCCGTTCCCTAATATGGAAGCAGCGGCCGGAATGTACCAAGTGCGGGATGGGGGGCAGTGAGGAGCCCCGGCGCTCCCGGTGGGGCCGCAGCGGCCGAGTgttgcccctgctccccccgcgCGGGCAGCCGGTGTGGGCGGGTGAGAGGCGGGTTCCATTCCCGGCCAGGAGGGAGGCTCGGATGAGAGACCCCCGCGGGCGGTAATGGAACGGGCCGCCCATCCCGGAAGAGAGAAGCCGCCGCGGCTGCACCCGCCACttccgcttcctgggagccggaCGGACGGACCGACCGGACCGGACCGAAGCCGCCGCTAtggtaggggtgggggagaaaggaccGGCGAGGCCGGGCGGGGGCCGAGAGT
The sequence above is drawn from the Natator depressus isolate rNatDep1 chromosome 7, rNatDep2.hap1, whole genome shotgun sequence genome and encodes:
- the TADA3 gene encoding transcriptional adapter 3 isoform X2 — translated: MSELKDCPLQFHDFKSVDHLKVCPRYTAVLARSEDDGIGIEELDTLQLELETLLSSASRRLRVLEAETQILTDWQDKKGDRRFLKLGKEHELGTPVKHGKPKKQKLEGKGGHGTGPGPGRPKSKNLQPKIQEYEFPDDPVDMPRIPKNDAPNRFWASVEPYCADLTSEEVRTLEELLKPPEDEAEHYKIPPLGKHYSVRWAQEDLLEEQKDGTRAAAAADKKKGILGPLTELDTKDVDALLKKSESQQEQPEDGCPFGPLTQRLLQALVEENIISPIEDSPIPELAGKDSGADGAGTSPRSQNKPFRLAKDELHRQVLRQRVRVADNEVMDAFRKIMAARQKKRTPTKKEKDQAWKTLKERESILKLLDG